From one Bacteroides fragilis NCTC 9343 genomic stretch:
- a CDS encoding (4Fe-4S)-binding protein has product MGKQIEYSNGELTIVWQPELCRHAGICVKTLPNVYHPKERPWIKMENATTEELIAQIKMCPSGALSYKLKK; this is encoded by the coding sequence ATGGGAAAACAAATAGAATACAGCAATGGCGAACTGACCATTGTATGGCAACCGGAACTCTGCCGGCATGCCGGAATCTGCGTAAAGACACTGCCTAACGTATATCACCCGAAAGAACGTCCGTGGATAAAGATGGAGAATGCTACCACGGAAGAACTGATTGCCCAAATCAAAATGTGTCCGTCGGGAGCGTTGAGTTATAAACTAAAGAAATAA
- a CDS encoding TonB-dependent receptor plug domain-containing protein, which produces MNILRLPKLLYSCVAFCCCQALTVSLSAQQQKVDTARTYSIPEVTVAEAYHTREVRAMAPTQVFSKEELKSLNVLQVSDAVKHFAGVTVKDYGGIGGLKTVSLRSLGAEHTAVGYDGITISDCQTGQIDIGRFSLDNVDRLSLSNGQSDNIFQPARFFASAGILNIQTLTPQFKDNRRTNLSASFKTGSWGLVNPSLLLEQKLSRKWVLSANGEWMSADGHYPFTLHYGEDNDLTSREKRKNTEVKNLRAEAGLFGNFSDTEQWRLKAYYYQSSRGLPNATTYYYDYSSQHLWDKNVFVQSQYKKEFSRQWVFQTSAKWNWSYQRYLDPDYKGSEGKTENSYYQQEYYLSASALYRVLSNLSFSLSTDASINRLNANLKDFAYPTRYSWLTAFAGKYVNDWLTASASVLATVINEEVRQGSAAANRRKLSPYVSASFKPFASEEFRIRLFYKDIFRLPSFNDLYYGQVGNTNLKPESTTQYNLGLTYSRSINELIPYVSVTADAYYNKVKDKIIAIPTKNLFIWSMVNLGKVDIKGIDIAGNISLQPWEKLRVNLSGNYTYQRALDMTEPGGKTYKQQIAYTPRVSGSGQAGIETPWVNLSYSFLFSGKRYMLGQNLRENRLDSYSDHSVSVSRDLRIRNVNTSLTVEVLNLLDKNYEIVKNFPMPGRSVRVTMKVRY; this is translated from the coding sequence ATGAATATACTCAGATTACCTAAGCTATTATACTCCTGTGTTGCTTTCTGTTGCTGCCAGGCTCTTACCGTTTCGCTTTCCGCCCAGCAGCAGAAAGTAGATACTGCCCGTACTTATTCAATCCCCGAAGTAACCGTTGCCGAAGCATACCACACCCGCGAAGTGAGAGCCATGGCTCCCACTCAGGTGTTCTCTAAAGAAGAACTCAAAAGCCTCAACGTATTGCAAGTGTCGGATGCCGTGAAACACTTTGCCGGAGTTACGGTGAAAGACTACGGCGGCATCGGCGGACTGAAAACCGTTTCATTGCGGAGTCTCGGAGCCGAGCATACCGCCGTGGGATATGACGGAATAACGATCAGCGACTGCCAGACGGGGCAAATAGACATCGGACGTTTCTCACTGGACAATGTAGACCGCCTGTCACTCAGCAACGGACAAAGCGACAACATCTTTCAGCCCGCAAGGTTTTTCGCTTCCGCCGGGATACTGAACATACAGACACTGACACCGCAATTCAAAGACAACCGGCGTACCAACCTGAGTGCCTCGTTCAAAACGGGTTCGTGGGGACTGGTCAATCCGTCTCTCCTGCTCGAACAGAAACTGAGCCGTAAATGGGTGCTCTCCGCCAACGGCGAATGGATGTCGGCCGATGGTCATTATCCTTTCACATTGCATTATGGCGAGGACAATGACCTGACCTCCCGTGAGAAACGGAAAAACACGGAAGTGAAAAACCTCCGTGCCGAAGCGGGATTGTTCGGCAACTTCTCGGATACGGAACAATGGCGGCTAAAGGCCTATTACTATCAGTCGTCCCGCGGACTGCCCAATGCCACGACTTACTATTACGACTACTCTTCACAGCATCTCTGGGATAAGAATGTCTTCGTGCAAAGCCAATACAAAAAAGAATTCAGCCGCCAATGGGTCTTCCAGACTTCGGCCAAATGGAACTGGAGCTACCAACGTTATCTCGACCCCGACTATAAAGGTTCGGAAGGCAAAACGGAGAACAGTTATTACCAGCAAGAGTATTACCTCTCGGCTTCGGCGCTCTACCGGGTGCTCAGCAACCTCTCTTTTTCGCTTTCGACAGACGCGAGCATCAACCGGCTGAACGCGAACCTGAAAGATTTCGCATATCCTACCCGTTATTCGTGGCTGACGGCTTTTGCCGGAAAATACGTTAACGACTGGTTGACGGCATCCGCCTCGGTACTGGCAACGGTCATCAACGAAGAGGTGCGCCAAGGCAGCGCCGCAGCCAACCGGCGGAAACTCTCTCCGTACGTCAGCGCGTCGTTCAAGCCCTTTGCCAGCGAAGAGTTCCGCATCCGCCTGTTCTATAAAGACATCTTCCGGTTGCCCAGCTTCAACGACCTGTACTACGGGCAGGTGGGCAACACGAACCTGAAACCGGAAAGCACCACACAATACAACCTGGGACTGACGTACAGCCGATCGATCAATGAACTGATCCCCTACGTATCCGTCACGGCAGATGCTTATTATAATAAGGTGAAAGACAAAATCATCGCCATCCCCACCAAGAACCTCTTTATATGGAGCATGGTGAACCTCGGCAAAGTGGACATCAAGGGAATAGACATTGCCGGAAACATCAGCCTGCAACCCTGGGAGAAACTACGGGTGAACCTTTCGGGGAACTACACTTATCAGCGTGCACTGGATATGACCGAACCGGGAGGGAAAACCTACAAGCAACAAATCGCCTATACTCCCCGTGTATCCGGATCGGGACAAGCCGGCATCGAGACTCCGTGGGTGAACCTCTCCTACTCGTTCCTCTTTTCGGGCAAGCGCTATATGCTGGGACAGAACCTTCGCGAAAACCGGCTGGACAGTTACAGCGACCACAGTGTATCCGTCAGCCGCGATCTGCGTATCCGTAACGTAAACACATCCCTGACAGTGGAAGTGCTGAACTTACTGGACAAGAATTACGAGATAGTGAAGAACTTCCCCATGCCGGGACGCTCGGTGAGAGTGACGATGAAAGTAAGATACTAA
- a CDS encoding DUF5074 domain-containing protein: MKTTSFNNGRSNSSSLFRRGIGGVSFFFLLFLLLFASCDDLEDTDTPSGGDDGMPAETGTAELYILSEGLFNLNNSSLALYSFKNNQLNTDYFRSINRRGLGDTANDMGIYGSKLYIVVNVSSQIEVVDLQSGKSVKQIPMLSENGSSRQPRNIAFDGGKAYVCSFDGTVARIDTASLSIDALTRAGRNPDGICVQNGKLYVSNSGGLDWEGIGVDRTVSVIDIPSFTEIKKIEVGPNPGDIQAGPDGSVYVATHGENIEAGDYHFVQIDGHTDQVVRTFDEKVLSFTIHDNMAYLYNYDYRTQDSQIKVFNLKAGKTERENFITDDTTIRTPYSISVNPYSGNVYITDAYDYKVKGDVLCFSPQGQLIFKLPNVGINSNTVLFRNKASQGNPDENLADPEAGAFANKVLEYNPAPSQYMNTSYTAYEEGFTGIQVLARATKLLQDRTTCLFTLGGFGGNITVGFDHTIPNVPGEYDFKIYGNAYYDMYGTLLDKPGGNSEPGIVLVSKDTNGNGLPDDEWYELAGSEYNSPATIRNYEITYYRPTPADGDVKWKDNQGKEGYIYRNTYHTQGSYYPAWMPAEITFRGSRLADNSINEPRPGMPEHWVGYCYAWGYADNHPNNTEYSQFKIDWAVDKDGKPVHLDGIDFVKIYTAVNQNCGWLGEASTEIQAVEDLHYKK; this comes from the coding sequence ATGAAAACAACTTCATTCAATAACGGCAGAAGCAATTCCTCTTCCCTCTTTCGGAGAGGTATCGGAGGCGTGTCCTTCTTTTTCCTCCTCTTCCTGCTTCTCTTCGCCTCGTGCGATGACCTGGAAGACACGGATACCCCTTCGGGTGGCGACGACGGTATGCCCGCCGAAACCGGAACAGCCGAACTCTACATCCTCAGCGAAGGACTCTTCAACCTGAACAACAGCTCGCTGGCTTTGTATTCCTTCAAGAACAATCAGCTGAACACCGACTACTTCCGCAGCATCAACCGACGCGGCCTGGGGGATACCGCCAATGACATGGGCATTTATGGAAGCAAACTCTATATCGTGGTCAATGTATCGAGCCAGATAGAAGTGGTCGACCTGCAAAGCGGCAAGTCTGTCAAGCAGATACCCATGCTGTCAGAAAACGGAAGTTCCCGGCAACCCCGCAACATCGCTTTCGACGGAGGCAAGGCATACGTGTGTTCCTTCGACGGAACAGTGGCGCGAATAGATACTGCCTCTCTTTCCATCGACGCACTGACCCGGGCGGGCAGAAACCCTGACGGCATCTGCGTGCAGAACGGAAAGCTGTATGTTTCCAATTCCGGAGGACTGGACTGGGAAGGCATCGGGGTAGACCGCACGGTCTCTGTGATCGACATCCCTTCTTTCACTGAAATCAAGAAGATAGAAGTAGGTCCCAATCCAGGAGATATACAGGCCGGGCCGGATGGCAGCGTCTATGTAGCCACGCACGGCGAAAACATAGAGGCGGGTGACTATCACTTCGTACAAATAGACGGTCATACCGATCAAGTGGTACGGACTTTCGACGAAAAGGTGTTGAGCTTCACCATTCACGACAACATGGCCTATCTGTATAACTACGACTACCGCACCCAAGATTCTCAAATCAAAGTCTTCAATCTGAAAGCCGGAAAGACAGAGCGGGAAAACTTCATCACAGACGACACCACGATACGCACTCCTTACAGCATCAGTGTCAACCCTTACAGTGGAAACGTCTACATCACCGACGCTTACGACTATAAGGTGAAAGGAGATGTGTTATGCTTTAGTCCGCAGGGACAACTTATATTTAAGCTGCCCAATGTGGGAATCAACTCCAATACCGTCCTGTTCCGGAACAAAGCCTCCCAAGGCAATCCCGATGAAAATCTCGCAGACCCGGAAGCAGGCGCTTTCGCCAATAAAGTATTGGAGTATAATCCGGCGCCATCACAATATATGAATACCTCTTATACTGCTTACGAAGAGGGATTCACCGGTATTCAAGTGTTGGCACGCGCCACCAAACTGCTGCAGGACCGCACCACCTGTCTCTTCACGCTCGGAGGATTCGGAGGTAACATTACCGTGGGATTCGACCATACCATCCCCAACGTCCCCGGTGAATATGACTTCAAGATATACGGCAACGCCTACTATGATATGTATGGCACTCTGCTGGATAAACCCGGAGGAAACTCCGAACCGGGAATCGTGCTTGTATCCAAAGACACGAATGGCAACGGATTGCCGGATGATGAGTGGTACGAATTGGCAGGAAGCGAATATAACTCGCCTGCCACCATCCGCAACTACGAAATCACTTACTACCGTCCCACTCCGGCAGACGGGGATGTGAAGTGGAAAGACAATCAAGGCAAAGAGGGATACATCTACCGGAACACGTATCACACCCAGGGTTCTTATTATCCGGCATGGATGCCGGCTGAAATCACATTCCGCGGAAGCCGCCTGGCGGACAACTCCATCAACGAGCCGCGTCCGGGCATGCCCGAGCATTGGGTAGGCTACTGTTATGCCTGGGGATATGCCGACAACCATCCGAACAATACGGAATATTCTCAATTCAAGATAGACTGGGCGGTAGATAAAGACGGAAAACCGGTTCATCTGGACGGCATCGACTTCGTGAAGATTTATACAGCGGTCAACCAGAACTGCGGTTGGCTGGGTGAAGCCTCTACGGAGATACAGGCGGTGGAAGATTTACACTACAAGAAATAA
- a CDS encoding DUF5074 domain-containing protein — MKKINALITKMCFIALCALPIIISSCNDDDDKYYYPTNFENLSLPNDTIIAKGEDLTLKPTLNLINPKIYSWKIDGKEVSNEVNYTFSTSVGGKHEIIFEAQDSKGNTDKAQITVDVFAYYGGFYVINEGWAGHDPASVNYYKDGKWNFNIVESLGQTGTVGVIQDSYMYIVAKDAPYLTQIELANFNITKQLSTEIEEQLDYGQANSFCTINETTGILTASRGAYKINLNPLSIGNMLPQLNSESANGNGCKDILKSGDYVFVNNMDTIKIYKSSDLSFVKKLTALMKTGFAQTKDGNIWAANGQSLIKIDPKTLDETTVELPDNINVFYNQWAYTPTGLCASTTENALYIVNTTVVPGAYGDSYYGKNIYKYNTESKIAQEFFKAPSKIQSIYGAGIQVNPQNGDVYLIYTEDGYGTHYLNTNIYVADGQSGTQKQIIDYTGKYWFPSSIVFK, encoded by the coding sequence ATGAAAAAAATAAATGCTTTAATTACTAAAATGTGCTTTATTGCACTTTGTGCTTTGCCAATAATCATCTCTTCATGTAATGACGATGATGATAAATATTATTATCCTACGAATTTCGAAAATCTGAGTCTTCCCAATGACACTATCATTGCTAAAGGTGAAGATTTAACTTTAAAGCCTACCCTAAACCTAATTAACCCTAAAATCTATTCTTGGAAAATAGATGGCAAAGAGGTATCCAATGAGGTTAACTACACTTTCAGCACTTCGGTTGGAGGAAAACACGAGATCATTTTCGAAGCACAAGACTCTAAAGGGAACACGGATAAAGCCCAAATAACAGTAGATGTTTTCGCATATTACGGTGGTTTCTATGTGATTAACGAAGGATGGGCAGGTCACGATCCAGCCTCCGTAAATTATTATAAAGATGGAAAATGGAACTTTAACATTGTTGAATCACTTGGCCAAACAGGAACTGTTGGAGTCATTCAAGATTCATACATGTATATCGTAGCTAAAGATGCTCCATATCTAACCCAAATCGAGCTGGCTAACTTCAACATCACCAAACAATTAAGTACAGAAATAGAAGAACAATTAGACTACGGACAAGCAAACAGTTTCTGTACAATTAATGAAACTACAGGTATATTGACCGCAAGCAGAGGTGCCTATAAAATTAATTTAAATCCATTATCTATCGGCAATATGCTCCCACAACTCAATAGCGAGTCAGCCAACGGAAATGGCTGTAAAGACATCTTAAAGTCAGGCGATTATGTATTCGTAAATAATATGGATACAATAAAGATCTACAAATCTTCCGACCTCTCTTTCGTAAAAAAACTAACCGCTTTAATGAAAACGGGATTCGCGCAGACAAAAGATGGAAATATCTGGGCCGCCAACGGCCAATCGTTAATAAAAATCGATCCTAAAACGTTAGACGAAACCACTGTTGAGCTACCTGATAATATAAATGTGTTTTATAATCAATGGGCATATACTCCTACAGGATTATGTGCATCTACAACAGAAAATGCATTGTATATAGTTAATACTACTGTCGTGCCAGGTGCTTATGGCGATAGTTACTATGGAAAAAACATCTACAAATACAACACGGAAAGCAAAATTGCTCAAGAATTTTTCAAAGCCCCTTCCAAAATACAATCAATATATGGTGCAGGCATACAAGTGAATCCTCAAAATGGAGATGTCTATCTTATTTACACTGAGGATGGCTATGGTACGCATTATTTAAATACTAATATTTATGTGGCTGATGGTCAATCCGGAACACAAAAGCAAATAATTGACTATACAGGTAAATATTGGTTTCCTTCAAGCATAGTTTTTAAATAA
- a CDS encoding FimB/Mfa2 family fimbrial subunit, whose protein sequence is MKKLMFLVAASLFVFAACSSEDDSSPEVNPENAAITFELSAVNGLTDGIGTRMPVYSQEATQHVTRVSVYAFVQNGSTYLHQKTYDITGWTDGTTFKRFAVPDADKLPVGVYKFLAVGRDATDRFSVTTPTSGNTNYTDMLASIVNSGDESEIFAGSADAEVMAQGGTRVSIEMTRKVAGVLGYFKNVPQVLNGSTVKYLRLKVSNSNQQVNLTNGVGINTAPTPYNIIDMDLSGQAVSNGVYVGNDLSGQGVVKVPNSQLGGSFYIPVSGVSMTLGLYDASGVAIKEWTVSDTNSSGATQFNLMANHFYSLGVKGATGSVDGGTPGNPGDDDAPVDLLTDQNIVITISPAWELIHNLVIQ, encoded by the coding sequence ATGAAAAAATTAATGTTTCTGGTGGCAGCAAGCTTATTTGTGTTTGCTGCTTGTTCCAGCGAAGATGATTCTTCACCCGAAGTGAATCCTGAAAATGCTGCAATTACATTTGAGCTGTCTGCGGTTAATGGTCTGACAGACGGAATTGGAACCCGGATGCCGGTGTATAGCCAGGAGGCCACACAGCATGTCACTCGTGTCAGTGTTTATGCTTTTGTGCAGAACGGCTCGACCTATCTGCATCAAAAGACTTATGATATCACCGGCTGGACCGATGGTACTACCTTTAAACGTTTCGCTGTTCCCGATGCGGATAAACTTCCTGTCGGCGTATATAAGTTTCTGGCCGTAGGACGTGATGCAACTGACCGCTTCTCTGTGACTACACCCACTTCCGGCAATACCAATTATACGGATATGCTTGCTTCTATTGTGAACTCGGGCGATGAATCGGAAATCTTTGCGGGTTCGGCCGATGCGGAAGTGATGGCCCAGGGAGGAACTCGTGTCAGCATTGAGATGACCCGTAAGGTGGCCGGTGTGCTGGGATACTTCAAGAATGTTCCTCAAGTGCTAAACGGAAGTACCGTGAAGTATCTGCGTCTGAAGGTCAGCAACTCCAACCAACAGGTGAACCTGACTAATGGTGTGGGGATCAATACAGCGCCTACTCCTTATAATATAATAGACATGGATCTTTCCGGGCAGGCTGTTTCCAACGGTGTGTATGTAGGTAACGATCTTTCTGGTCAGGGAGTGGTAAAAGTACCTAATTCGCAATTGGGAGGTTCTTTCTATATACCGGTTAGTGGCGTGAGCATGACTTTGGGACTTTATGACGCAAGTGGTGTAGCTATCAAGGAGTGGACTGTGAGTGATACTAACAGTTCGGGAGCAACACAGTTCAATCTGATGGCCAATCATTTTTATTCATTGGGTGTGAAAGGTGCTACGGGCAGTGTGGATGGCGGAACACCGGGTAACCCGGGTGACGATGATGCTCCGGTAGATTTGCTGACCGATCAGAATATTGTGATCACTATCAGTCCGGCATGGGAATTGATACATAACTTGGTAATTCAGTAA
- a CDS encoding DUF5106 domain-containing protein — MMNNVKYLSFALILAFSACKSGSASSQEPSEKQDTVKIFNLPQIPVVLNTVEQRTDYMVKHYWDRFDFSDTTYINQAEVPEQAWVDYCDLLEHVPLPVAQTAMKETFNRAEKNRKMLHFFEELADKYLYDPNSPMRNEEFYIPVLEALIASPALDETAKIRPQARLELAQKNRLGTKALNFTYTLDSGVKGTLYQFPAEYTLLFINNPGCHACAEMIEGLKASPVINGFTAAKKLKVLSIYPDEELDEWKKHRNDFAKEWTNGYDKELVIKNKNLYDLRAIPTLYLLDKNKTVLLKDATLQKVEQYLAERG, encoded by the coding sequence ATGATGAACAATGTAAAATACCTTTCATTTGCCTTGATACTGGCATTCAGTGCCTGTAAAAGCGGTTCCGCCTCTAGTCAGGAGCCTTCCGAAAAGCAAGATACGGTTAAAATTTTCAATTTACCCCAGATACCTGTAGTACTGAATACCGTAGAACAACGTACGGACTATATGGTAAAACACTATTGGGATCGTTTCGACTTCTCGGACACCACCTACATCAATCAGGCCGAAGTGCCCGAACAGGCTTGGGTAGACTATTGTGACCTGTTGGAACATGTGCCCTTGCCTGTGGCACAAACTGCCATGAAAGAAACTTTCAACCGGGCGGAGAAGAACCGGAAGATGCTTCATTTCTTTGAGGAACTGGCCGATAAATATCTGTACGATCCCAACTCGCCTATGCGCAACGAAGAATTCTATATCCCGGTACTGGAAGCCCTGATTGCCTCTCCCGCACTGGACGAAACGGCGAAGATACGTCCGCAGGCACGGTTGGAGCTGGCACAGAAGAACCGGTTAGGCACTAAGGCACTCAACTTCACCTACACATTGGATTCGGGCGTCAAGGGTACGCTTTATCAGTTCCCTGCGGAATACACACTGCTGTTTATCAACAATCCGGGTTGCCATGCGTGCGCGGAGATGATAGAGGGGTTAAAGGCTTCTCCGGTCATCAACGGATTCACAGCCGCCAAGAAACTGAAAGTCCTGTCCATCTATCCGGATGAAGAATTGGATGAATGGAAAAAGCACCGCAACGACTTTGCGAAAGAATGGACCAACGGATATGATAAAGAACTGGTCATCAAAAACAAAAACCTGTATGACCTGAGAGCCATTCCCACTCTTTATTTACTGGATAAGAACAAAACCGTATTGCTGAAAGACGCCACCCTGCAAAAGGTAGAGCAGTATCTGGCAGAACGCGGCTGA
- a CDS encoding GNAT family N-acetyltransferase, whose product MTENYELIDNEEKHQYEFHVEGYVPRIEYIKSLNGEIYLTHTEVPAALGGHGIGSQLAEKVLTDIERQGLRLVPLCPFVAGYIHKHPEWKRIVLRGIHIQ is encoded by the coding sequence ATAACTGAAAATTATGAACTGATAGATAATGAAGAAAAACATCAATATGAATTTCATGTTGAAGGTTATGTTCCCCGGATAGAATACATAAAATCCTTAAATGGCGAGATCTATCTGACACATACCGAAGTACCGGCCGCCTTGGGAGGACACGGAATAGGTTCACAACTTGCAGAGAAAGTTCTCACTGACATTGAACGGCAGGGATTGCGCCTGGTTCCTCTCTGTCCGTTCGTTGCGGGATATATACATAAGCATCCGGAATGGAAGCGTATTGTACTTCGTGGTATTCACATTCAATAA
- a CDS encoding FimB/Mfa2 family fimbrial subunit: MKTKVIIMMSLFISLFLTGCEKELVEVPGEVPGQLPPEGKPSDLPDGYFEVTFSAGYGGGDTRTPVTGTDSRVRHLRYVIYKSTGEFVKEKVVLNTTDAAPSWPMAALKDTLPKGQYTAVFLANVEKTQFPIPVSGGGTNYADVLTNYRTTRANARIVLPGAEFTDTSEFYLANVSFSDTSAQPYVLLQRIISMLNLRRVFVDAQTALNSLTNNIVTQVGYKNIIRTTVQGILPGLLKTAMNLGPVGNLVYDVVGGLDAAVNLVVAALVEPVVDALYAQLLQGLVNQIGLTLSGNATQNGALGALGDLLNPWRGSDAAYALVTINNFPKTMDLDLNVKDFYTGNHRFRYGFTPTPGTTNSEKDILIRGFHGLYDVREIHVAKPGLISGLLVDDVIDGPLLLNGVFVNITDPIQATVNTNYRYRSNYSFVSLGLKSYAQQSDGNHSLTLSVQLKNIANLDGILGGIPVLGPVLNGTVRLLIGNITVTVPVNLPLLGTDNLTLSGSWSTPPVQY; encoded by the coding sequence ATGAAAACGAAAGTGATAATAATGATGAGCCTTTTTATTTCTCTCTTCCTGACGGGATGTGAGAAAGAACTGGTCGAAGTGCCCGGTGAAGTTCCCGGGCAACTTCCTCCGGAAGGTAAGCCTTCGGACTTGCCCGACGGATATTTTGAAGTAACCTTCTCAGCCGGATACGGAGGAGGCGATACCCGTACACCCGTCACCGGGACTGATTCACGGGTTCGCCACCTGCGTTACGTCATTTATAAGTCGACAGGTGAGTTTGTGAAAGAAAAGGTGGTGCTGAATACTACGGATGCCGCTCCTTCCTGGCCGATGGCGGCCTTGAAAGATACGCTTCCGAAAGGACAATATACAGCTGTATTTCTGGCCAATGTAGAGAAAACACAGTTTCCGATTCCCGTTTCGGGCGGAGGAACCAACTATGCGGATGTGCTGACGAACTACCGGACAACGCGTGCGAATGCCCGGATCGTGTTACCCGGTGCCGAGTTTACCGACACTTCGGAATTTTATCTGGCCAATGTATCTTTCTCGGATACCTCTGCTCAACCTTATGTACTGTTGCAGCGTATTATCAGTATGCTGAATTTGCGAAGAGTGTTTGTGGATGCACAAACCGCTTTGAATTCTCTGACCAATAATATTGTGACGCAAGTAGGGTATAAGAATATAATCCGGACGACGGTACAAGGCATTTTGCCCGGGTTACTGAAAACGGCAATGAACTTGGGGCCGGTTGGTAATCTTGTCTATGACGTTGTTGGCGGACTCGATGCCGCAGTCAATCTGGTGGTGGCAGCATTGGTAGAACCGGTCGTGGATGCACTGTATGCACAACTTTTGCAAGGGCTGGTCAATCAGATAGGGCTGACTCTTTCCGGTAATGCCACGCAGAACGGTGCATTGGGAGCGTTGGGCGATTTACTGAATCCCTGGCGGGGCAGTGATGCTGCTTATGCTTTAGTGACTATAAACAATTTCCCGAAGACTATGGACTTAGACCTGAATGTAAAGGATTTCTATACGGGCAATCATCGTTTCCGGTATGGATTCACACCTACACCCGGTACGACAAATAGTGAGAAAGATATTCTGATCAGAGGTTTTCATGGCCTATATGATGTGCGGGAGATTCATGTTGCCAAACCCGGACTGATCTCCGGACTATTGGTGGATGACGTGATTGACGGTCCGTTGTTACTGAACGGAGTGTTTGTGAATATCACAGATCCGATACAGGCAACAGTCAATACGAATTACCGATATCGTTCGAACTATTCGTTTGTCAGCCTGGGGCTGAAATCGTATGCACAGCAGAGCGACGGAAACCATTCGCTGACACTCTCTGTACAGTTGAAGAATATTGCTAACCTGGATGGTATCTTGGGAGGAATTCCTGTGCTCGGTCCTGTGTTGAATGGAACCGTTAGATTATTGATTGGCAATATAACGGTTACCGTTCCGGTGAATCTTCCTTTGCTTGGAACCGATAACCTGACGCTGTCCGGTAGCTGGAGTACACCACCGGTGCAGTATTAA
- a CDS encoding FimB/Mfa2 family fimbrial subunit translates to MNRRVIQIFCMVVGMVLASSCGDECPVEQPYSVRVSVKDKNYLNISQFPQLSQVDENLPFRTYAGTLYYALYDASTGALIRESAVVSTEGEEKEYTLTFPGVPDGDYKLAVWGNLTTDYPAGILHQDGKEHTDIYVTSGDLHFSPDYQTEELTLERTKGKLLLLCSNFPSEITRIEQNVSHVYQSTDAGLNYSGSTQVDKNVPFTSVLETLLAPTSAEGHSKLTLTFYTGGTRASETPYLKLPVMEMDMRRNEITAVSIDYNTSEGIWEIKMFIRGEWITIHRLDIF, encoded by the coding sequence ATGAATAGAAGAGTAATACAGATCTTCTGCATGGTAGTTGGCATGGTACTTGCTTCCTCTTGCGGAGACGAATGTCCGGTAGAACAACCTTACTCGGTTAGGGTATCTGTTAAGGACAAGAACTATTTGAATATATCGCAGTTTCCACAGTTGAGCCAGGTAGACGAAAATCTGCCTTTCCGGACTTATGCGGGAACTCTCTATTACGCCTTGTACGATGCATCTACCGGAGCATTGATCAGAGAGTCGGCGGTCGTCTCTACGGAAGGTGAAGAAAAGGAATACACCCTTACTTTTCCGGGCGTACCCGACGGTGACTACAAATTGGCCGTATGGGGAAATCTGACCACGGACTATCCCGCCGGTATCTTGCATCAGGATGGGAAGGAACATACGGATATTTATGTGACAAGCGGGGACTTGCATTTCTCTCCCGATTATCAGACAGAAGAATTGACACTGGAACGCACGAAGGGAAAGTTGTTACTGCTCTGTTCAAATTTCCCGTCTGAGATAACACGCATTGAACAGAATGTAAGTCATGTTTATCAGTCGACGGATGCCGGCCTCAACTATTCCGGAAGCACTCAAGTTGACAAAAATGTGCCGTTCACCAGTGTCCTGGAGACATTGCTTGCTCCTACTTCGGCAGAGGGACATTCCAAATTAACTTTGACTTTCTATACCGGTGGTACACGTGCATCAGAAACTCCATATCTGAAATTGCCGGTGATGGAGATGGATATGCGGCGTAATGAAATAACTGCTGTTTCTATAGACTACAATACATCAGAAGGAATCTGGGAAATCAAGATGTTCATCCGTGGAGAATGGATCACGATACATCGCCTGGATATTTTCTGA